A window of the Phragmites australis chromosome 20, lpPhrAust1.1, whole genome shotgun sequence genome harbors these coding sequences:
- the LOC133901187 gene encoding dof zinc finger protein MNB1A-like, which translates to MQEPGRRPAPPFAGVDLRRPKGYPAPAAKAEELAAKTPPPVGDPCPRCESRDTKFCYYNNYNTSQPRHFCKSCRRYWTKGGSLRNVPVGGGTRKSSYLPSSSSPAAPKNPKRSKNSKRRRVAPTPDPAPSTDASTATADVANTAPTPAPSTEAAETVASEDCAANPAADGGFTDSSVALGLGLTDVGGGGKELPDPSQFEWPSVCDLGSYWATGVFADADPALFLNLP; encoded by the coding sequence ATGCAGGAGCCCGGACGCCGGCCCGCGCCGCCGTTTGCCGGCGTCGACCTCCGCCGCCCGAAGGGCTACCCGGCGCCGGCCGCAAAGGCGGAGGAGCTGGCGGCGAAGACGCCGCCGCCGGTTGGTGATCCCTGCCCGCGGTGCGAGTCGCGGGACACCAAGTTCTGCTACTACAACAACTACAACACCTCGCAGCCGCGCCACTTCTGCAAGTCCTGCCGCCGCTACTGGACCAAGGGCGGCTCCCTCCGCAACGTCCCCGTCGGTGGCGGCACCCGCAAGAGCTCATACTTGCCGTCCTCGTCCTCGCCCGCCGCACCCAAGAACCCCAAGCGGTCCAAGAACTCCAAGCGCCGCCGCGTCGCCCCTACCCCGGACCCCGCGCCCAGCACGGacgcctccaccgccaccgccgacgTCGCTAACACTGCACCGACGCCTGCGCCGTCGACGGAAGCCGCAGAAACGGTCGCCTCGGAGGATTGCGCCGCGAAtccggcggcggacggcggttTCACGGACTCGTCGGTGGCGCTCGGGCTCGGGCTCACGGATGTTGGCGGCGGCGGGAAGGAGCTGCCGGACCCGAGCCAGTTCGAGTGGCCGTCAGTCTGCGACCTGGGGTCCTACTGGGCCACCGGTGTGTTCGCCGACGCCGATCCGGCGCTGTTCCTCAACCTGCCTTGA
- the LOC133901391 gene encoding uncharacterized protein LOC133901391 yields MLRRRPRLRAFLRLFATSSCRRSSRLPSQPHLPDPAAFPLPPVAKKVPFTVSAHGRSWSDPYHWMRDTSDPDLAALLAAENAYADAFVGAARGGGLRARLAAEMRARLPPSVASPPQPWGPWLYYQYVPEGKEYPVLSRKLRPSGGLAGALLDYLSGSEKEQVLLDWNEVAERIGYVHIGSCRISPDHRLLAYTVDTSGGELFSLEVKDLQSKHVIFSSPDKGIVSLAWARNSESLFYTVCDETLRPNQVFCKKLQSDEAGFLVFTEKDVNYCVDITSTKDFKYITVNSNTRTSSEVYVMESDNVREGLWPIRKRAGKVQYFLEHHNGFFYILTNAPLKDTEPATEGYYLARSRAEKSLVDKWQTVAHPGSDCTIQDMDIFHDNLVFFLRKNGVPLFCSIDMPIDVDFQEPKELCDLDPWFFPVPSNLCSIVPVSNNDFMSSTYRLVVSSPVIPDLTVDYDMTKKTFNILHQEEVSSISASLGTVGLQSNVSSIQQNLQLVENSQSWSDLSELFSCKRVEVISHDGVSIPLLILYSREAHHHGESPGILYGYGAYGEDLDKSWCSERLSLLARGWVLAFADVRGGGDLSWHLAGTKANKINSIHDFAACGMHLIKEGFVHKNRLCAIGCSAGGLLVGASINMLPDLFSAAVLKVPFLDFCNTMLDPTLPLTVLDYEEFGDPNIPAEFDAICSYSPYDNLSPGVCYPPVLVTTSFNDTRVGVWEAAKWVAKVRDITCTSCSRSVVLRTNMQSGHFGEGGRFMRCDETAYEYAFLMKALGMDGIAMT; encoded by the exons ATgctccgccggcgcccgcgCCTCCGCGCGTTCCTCCGCCtcttcgccacctcctcctgccGCCGCAGCTCACGCCTCCCCTCGCAGCCGCACCTCCCGGACCCCGCCGCTTTCCCGCTGCCGCCGGTGGCGAAGAAGGTCCCCTTCACCGTGTCGGCGCACGGGAGGTCGTGGAGCGACCCCTACCACTGGATGCGCGACACCTCCGACCCCGATCTCGCGGCGCTCCTCGCCGCAGAGAACGCCTACGCGGACGCCTTCGTCGGCGcggcccgcggcggcggcctccgTGCGCGCCTCGCGGCCGAGATGCGCGCGCGGCTGCCCCCGTCCGTCGCGTCCCCGCCTCAGCCTTGGGGCCCCTG GTTGTATTACCAGTATGTTCCAGAAGGAAAGGAATACCCTGTTTTGTCCAGGAAGTTGAGGCCCTCTGGTGGTCTAGCAGGAGCTCTGCTTGATTACCTTTCTGGTTCAGAGAAGGAGCAAGTGTTGCTTGACTGGAATGAGGTTGCAGAAAGAATTG GTTATGTGCACATTGGCAGTTGTCGGATCTCTCCAGATCATAGGCTCCTTGCTTATACAGTCGATACATCTGGGGGTGAACTATTTTCCCTTGAAGTGAAAGATCTTCAGTCTAAGCATGTCATTTTTAGTTCACCAGACAAGGGAATAGTTAGTTTAGCATGGGCTCGCAACAGTGAAAGTTTATTTTACACTGTCTGTGACGAGACTCTACGTCCTAACCA GGTTTTCTGTAAGAAGTTGCAATCAGACGAAGCGGGGTTTCTAGTTTTCACAGAGAAAGATGTAAACTATTGCGTGGATATCACAAGCACAAAAGATTTTAAGTATATCACTGTCAATTCTAACACAAGAACATCATCTG AGGTTTATGTGATGGAGTCTGATAATGTAAGAGAAGGGTTATGGCCTATAAGGAAACGTGCTGGGAAAGTGCAGTACTTTTTGGAGCATCACAATGGTTTTTTCTACATCCTTACCAATGCTCCCTTAAAAGATACTGAACCAGCAACTGAAGGCTACTATCTGGCCAGGAGTAGAGCTGAAAAGTCACTGGTGGATAAATGGCAG ACCGTGGCGCACCCTGGGTCAGACTGCACCATTCAGGATATggatatttttcatgataatttaGTCTTCTTTCTTCGAAAAAATGGGGTTCCTCTGTTTTGCTCCATCGATATGCCAATTGATGTTGACTTTCAG GAGCCAAAGGAACTTTGTGATCTCGATCCATGGTTTTTCCCAGTACCATCAAACTTATGCAGCATCGTTCCTGTATCCAACAATGATTTCATGTCATCTACTTATCGTCTGGTTGTTTCATCGCCTGTG ATTCCAGACTTAACCGTGGACTATGACATGACAAAGAAGACATTCAACATCCTTCATCAAGAGGAAGTGTCTAGCATTTCTGCAAGTCTAGGCACTGTTGGTTTGCAATCTAATGTTTCAAGCATCCAACAAAATCTGCAGCTTGTTGAAAATTCACAAAGTTGGAGTGATCTTTCCGAGCTATTTTCATGTAAAAGGGTCGAAGTTATTTCACATGATGGTGTTTCAATACCTTTACTGATCCTGTATTCACGGGAAGCACACCATCATGGAGAATCACCTGGGATCTTATATGGCTATGGAGCTTATGGAGAAGATTTGGATAAAAGCTGGTGTTCTGAGAGGTTAAGTCTCCTCGCTCGAGGTTGGGTTCTTGCATTTGCAGATGTTAG GGGTGGAGGGGATCTATCATGGCATCTGGCAGGAACAAAAGCTAACAAGATAAATTCAATTCATGATTTTGCTGCATGTGGTATGCATCTCATCAAGGAAGGATTTGTTCACAAAAATCGTCTTTGCGCTATAGGCTGTAGTGCTGGTGGTCTGCTGGTGGGTGCATCCATTAATATGCTTCCAGATTTATTTTCTGCTGCAGTTCTCAAG GTCCCTTTTCTTGATTTCTGCAACACAATGTTGGATCCTACTTTACCTCTCACTGTCTTGGACTACGAAGAATTTGGTGACCCTAATATCCCAGCTGAATTTGATGCAATATGTAGTTATTCTCCTTATGATAACTTATCTCCTGGGGTATGCTATCCACCGGTCCTGGTGACCACATCGTTTAATGATACAAG GGTAGGAGTTTGGGAAGCTGCTAAGTGGGTTGCAAAAGTGAGAGATATCACATGCACGTCCTGTTCTCGGTCAGTTGTTCTCAGAACTAATATGCAAAGTGGTCATTTTGGTGAGGGTGGGCGCTTCATGCGTTGTGATGAGACAGCCTACGAGTATGCATTTCTCATGAAGGCTTTGGGGATGGATGGCATAGCTATGACATAG
- the LOC133901392 gene encoding rhamnogalacturonan I rhamnosyltransferase 1-like isoform X2: MGGGGGKAEKARRSARVRLWVARSSTVLLWTCVVHFAAFRELWALSVLTVWPGCLTQPHVVQQLSEAVAMADGGDRGAARAVVLPPKRIYKNNGYLVVSCNGGLNQMRAAICDMVTIARYLNVTLIVPELDKTSFWADPSEFQDIFDVDYFIASLRDEVRILRQLPPRLKRRVEMGFIHSMPPISWSDISYYHHQILPLIRKYKVLHLNRTDSRLANNGLPMEIQKLRCRVNFAALRFTPEIEKLGRRLVQVLRQNGPFVVLHLRYEMDMLAFSGCTHGCSNEEAEELTRMRYAYPWWKEKVIDSNAKRRDGLCPLTPEETAMVLKALGIDPSYQIYIAAGEIYGGQRRMAALTSAYPNVISGFSRTILPKWQHWIIWYPWKATFSCPLMTVIWQKLLKVIADIWGSRRRYC; the protein is encoded by the exons atgggcggtggcggcgggaaGGCCGAGAAGGCGCGGCGGTCGGCGCGGGTGAGGCTGTGGGTGGCGCGCTCGAGCACCGTACTGCTATGGACCTGCGTGGTGCACTTCGCAGCCTTCCGGGAGCTGTGGGCGCTGAGCGTGCTCACGGTGTGGCCCGGCTGCCTCACTCAGCCGCACGTCGTGCAGCAGCTGTCGGAGGCGGTGGCTATGGCGGACGGCGGCGACAGGGGGGCAGCGCGCGCAGTCGTGCTTCCGCCGAAGA GAATCTACAAGAACAATGGCTATCTGGTGGTTTCCTGCAATGGTGGACTTAACCAGATGCGAGCAGCT ATTTGTGACATGGTGACGATTGCAAGATATTTAAACGTCACTCTTATAGTACCAGAGTTGGATAAAACTTCATTTTGGGCTGATCCTAG CGAGTTCCAAGATATATTTGATGTGGATTACTTCATAGCATCACTAAGAGACGAGGTCCGAATACTGAGACAACTGCCTCCGAGGCTGAAAAGAAGAGTTGAAATGGGATTTATTCACTCCATGCCGCCCATCAGTTGGTCTGATATCTCATATTACCATCATCAG ATTCTACCACTGATAAGGAAGTACAAGGTCCTTCACCTGAACAGGACTGATTCTCGTCTTGCAAATAATGGCTTACCCATGGAGATTCAGAAACTGAGGTGCCGTGTCAACTTTGCTGCATTGAGATTTACCCCTGAGATAGAAAAGCTGGGCAGGCGTCTGGTTCAAGTTCTTCGTCAGAATGGACCTTTTGTGGTTCTTCACTTGCGGTATGAGATGGACATGCTCGCCTTCTCTGGGTGCACACATGGTTGCAGCAACGAGGAGGCTGAAGAACTCACAAGAATGAG ATATGCTTACCCATGGTGGAAGGAGAAAGTGATTGACTCCAATGCGAAGAGGAGAGACGGGTTGTGTCCACTGACGCCAGAGGAGACTGCAATGGTATTGAAGGCGCTCGGCATTGATCCCAGTTATCAAATATACATTGCTGCAGGTGAAATATATGGTGGGCAAAGAAGAATGGCTGCCCTTACCTCAGCTTATCCCAATGTG ATCTCAGGCTTTTCCAGAACCATTCTTCCCAAATGGCAGCATTGGATTATATGGTATCCTTGGAAAGCGACATTTTCATGCCCACTTATGACGGTAATATGGCAAAAGTTGTTGAAGGTCATCGCAG ATATTTGGGGTTCAAGAAGACGGTACTGCTAG
- the LOC133901203 gene encoding protein MICROTUBULE BINDING PROTEIN 2C-like, whose protein sequence is MAEKPAGPTPRTRTRGGLASSAPSSRRLSSISYTETPNQTKKVPDPKVARTIRATPAKKRPQVDQAQKRREELAALQEQLSGLQRKLLEKDEALRSAENLIGRISAANEAIDELRGQLSEKESLIESTGSELHGAKIMLAEKQAALEKLEWEAKVSNTKVEELQVNVASMDVEVSAFMKLFRTITENDQAPYPRDRTDDSSLECEPVQFDEEVGDIDVEKMEQEMSAYISALAAAKENPTDEFLKAVTEARLRLQAFVL, encoded by the exons ATGGCCGAGAAGCCGGCGGGACCCACACCCAGGACGAGGACCCGGGGTGGCCTCGCCTCCTCAGCGCCCTCCTCCAG AAGGCTCTCTTCGATATCCTACACCGAGACTCCAAATCAGACCAAGAAG GTTCCTGACCCAAAGGTTGCGAGGACAATAAGAGCCACACCTGCCAAGAAGCGGCCACAAGTGGATCAAGCACAGAAGCGGAGAGAAGAGCTTGCTGCTCTGCAGGAGCAGCTTAGTGGCCTGCAAAGAAAGTTGCTTGAGAAAGATGAAGCTTTGAGATCTGCGGAGAACTTGATTGGCCGAATCAGTGCGGCAAATGAAGCAATTGATGAATTGAGGGGCCAGCTTTCTGAGAAGGAATCGCTGATCGAATCTACTGGTTCCGAGTTGCATGGCGCAAAG ATCATGCTAGCAGAGAAGCAGGCAGCACTGGAGAAATTAGAATGGGAGGCAAAGGTATCAAATACGAAGGTGGAAGAACTCCAAGTCAATGTAGCTTCTATGGATGTTGAAGTTTCTGCTTTCATGAAGTTGTTTAGGACAATAACAGAGAATGACCAAGCCCCTTATCCCAGGGATAGGACTGACGATTCATCTTTGGAATGCGAGCCAGTTCAATTTGAT gaggaggttggtgatatTGATGTTGAGAAGATGGAGCAGGAAATGTCGGCCTACATCTCGGCTCTTGCTGCCGCAAAAGAGAACCCTACTGATGAGTTCCTGAAAGCAGTAACCGAGGCAAGATTAAGACTTCAAGCTTTTGTACTCTAA
- the LOC133901392 gene encoding rhamnogalacturonan I rhamnosyltransferase 1-like isoform X1, with amino-acid sequence MGGGGGKAEKARRSARVRLWVARSSTVLLWTCVVHFAAFRELWALSVLTVWPGCLTQPHVVQQLSEAVAMADGGDRGAARAVVLPPKRIYKNNGYLVVSCNGGLNQMRAAICDMVTIARYLNVTLIVPELDKTSFWADPSEFQDIFDVDYFIASLRDEVRILRQLPPRLKRRVEMGFIHSMPPISWSDISYYHHQILPLIRKYKVLHLNRTDSRLANNGLPMEIQKLRCRVNFAALRFTPEIEKLGRRLVQVLRQNGPFVVLHLRYEMDMLAFSGCTHGCSNEEAEELTRMRYAYPWWKEKVIDSNAKRRDGLCPLTPEETAMVLKALGIDPSYQIYIAAGEIYGGQRRMAALTSAYPNVVRKETLLLSDLRLFQNHSSQMAALDYMVSLESDIFMPTYDGNMAKVVEGHRRYLGFKKTVLLDRKLIVELVDQYKSGTLSWTDFSFAVKASHNGRMGEPSRRQVIPDKPKEEDYFYANPHECLHQPDDLPGL; translated from the exons atgggcggtggcggcgggaaGGCCGAGAAGGCGCGGCGGTCGGCGCGGGTGAGGCTGTGGGTGGCGCGCTCGAGCACCGTACTGCTATGGACCTGCGTGGTGCACTTCGCAGCCTTCCGGGAGCTGTGGGCGCTGAGCGTGCTCACGGTGTGGCCCGGCTGCCTCACTCAGCCGCACGTCGTGCAGCAGCTGTCGGAGGCGGTGGCTATGGCGGACGGCGGCGACAGGGGGGCAGCGCGCGCAGTCGTGCTTCCGCCGAAGA GAATCTACAAGAACAATGGCTATCTGGTGGTTTCCTGCAATGGTGGACTTAACCAGATGCGAGCAGCT ATTTGTGACATGGTGACGATTGCAAGATATTTAAACGTCACTCTTATAGTACCAGAGTTGGATAAAACTTCATTTTGGGCTGATCCTAG CGAGTTCCAAGATATATTTGATGTGGATTACTTCATAGCATCACTAAGAGACGAGGTCCGAATACTGAGACAACTGCCTCCGAGGCTGAAAAGAAGAGTTGAAATGGGATTTATTCACTCCATGCCGCCCATCAGTTGGTCTGATATCTCATATTACCATCATCAG ATTCTACCACTGATAAGGAAGTACAAGGTCCTTCACCTGAACAGGACTGATTCTCGTCTTGCAAATAATGGCTTACCCATGGAGATTCAGAAACTGAGGTGCCGTGTCAACTTTGCTGCATTGAGATTTACCCCTGAGATAGAAAAGCTGGGCAGGCGTCTGGTTCAAGTTCTTCGTCAGAATGGACCTTTTGTGGTTCTTCACTTGCGGTATGAGATGGACATGCTCGCCTTCTCTGGGTGCACACATGGTTGCAGCAACGAGGAGGCTGAAGAACTCACAAGAATGAG ATATGCTTACCCATGGTGGAAGGAGAAAGTGATTGACTCCAATGCGAAGAGGAGAGACGGGTTGTGTCCACTGACGCCAGAGGAGACTGCAATGGTATTGAAGGCGCTCGGCATTGATCCCAGTTATCAAATATACATTGCTGCAGGTGAAATATATGGTGGGCAAAGAAGAATGGCTGCCCTTACCTCAGCTTATCCCAATGTG GTAAGAAAAGAGACATTATTGCTTTCAGATCTCAGGCTTTTCCAGAACCATTCTTCCCAAATGGCAGCATTGGATTATATGGTATCCTTGGAAAGCGACATTTTCATGCCCACTTATGACGGTAATATGGCAAAAGTTGTTGAAGGTCATCGCAG ATATTTGGGGTTCAAGAAGACGGTACTGCTAGATCGGAAGCTTATTGTTGAGCTCGTTGATCAGTATAAAAGCGGCACGTTGAGCTGGACCGATTTCTCGTTTGCTGTCAAGGCATCACATAATGGCCGCATGGGCGAACCGTCTAGGAGGCAGGTGATCCCTGACAAACCTAAGGAAGAGGATTACTTCTATGCGAACCCTCACGAGTGTTTGCACCAACCAGATGACCTCCCAGGCTTGTGA